A single genomic interval of Streptomyces sp. NBC_00663 harbors:
- a CDS encoding NACHT domain-containing protein has translation MDPAVLGSKLASSLMASLVRKLFAPDAPGAGLTDKPVRLSSLVSFRGEKRTLGDREVRALARRMVGAATDSPGEPPFPGDEETAVVEALTARLLALGDLEMDDVQAVDLGHWELARALARAAPSPAGLSTDAGYFLDSATEWACLQILEFFTRRSTFVTRTLVEQSRRQAVLIAKTDELLARTPRPGAEDRTFERRYLRHVAERHNHITIYGIDLRDSPDRWPLEVAYLSLEATASEERGRAEELASGGPVTVQLPAEEALFAHDRVLLRGDAGSGKTTLVQWLAVTAAREGLHIPYVLPLRTLIRASELPSPHAFLKAVSCPHTPPDGWTERVLAAGRGLVLVDGLDEIPAADRHRTRDWLLSLIHAFPGNRWLLTSRPTAVRPDWLATEGFHELLLSPMRRAEVATFVHRWHTAAQAPEYEGPLLDSLRTKRDLARLATNPLMCGLICALHRERRGYLPTGRKELYDAALTMLLARRDRERGMEPHLAEEAQLELLQRLAYSLVLSGRTEMDTGTAEGIVERCLPSIALLGDAATTLRALLLRSGLLRQPADGVVDFVHRTFQDYLGARYAVSEGHLDVLLSHADDTQWEDVIRLAVAHARPRERSVLLQQLLDRKTPRLTLLALACLEHATALDLTVRTAVEAQAAALIPPRTKEEAKTLAEAGPLVLELLPGPEGLTDEQALGVTVAASLLASEEPEGALAVLRRFREHPDFDVRRQLAGTWHRFDAQEYAAVVLDHLKRRSLFITCTSAEQRAALAGMRPWHRLAFEGAHSAQEILAAVPEPTAVAALDLYANPLLGDLAELSPFSTLSGLFLEDCATLHGVDQLPTLMSLGFSNVGDVTALTSLRSLHSLSLSQELPGAALTDALPLDAPLGFLFLGRGSIDTTGLRGLRHWSGLDTLSLGPLTTELSVADWQEVAELPELTDLYLNARIIRDFPHSIELMPELPGITVLRIPNMYGAEDLAPLVPRLPGVRSVILQNNPERPFSAAAYAGLFPDIEITLDQR, from the coding sequence ATGGACCCGGCGGTCCTCGGCAGCAAGTTGGCGTCCAGCCTGATGGCGTCCCTGGTCAGGAAACTCTTCGCACCGGACGCCCCGGGAGCGGGCCTGACCGACAAGCCCGTACGTCTGTCCTCCCTGGTCTCCTTCCGTGGCGAGAAACGCACTCTCGGCGACAGGGAAGTCCGCGCGCTGGCCCGTCGCATGGTCGGCGCGGCCACCGACTCGCCCGGTGAGCCGCCCTTCCCCGGCGACGAGGAAACGGCCGTCGTCGAGGCCCTCACCGCCCGGCTGCTGGCCCTGGGCGACCTGGAGATGGACGACGTACAGGCGGTCGACCTCGGCCACTGGGAACTGGCGCGCGCCCTCGCCCGCGCGGCCCCCTCCCCGGCCGGCCTGTCCACCGACGCCGGCTACTTCCTCGACTCGGCGACCGAGTGGGCCTGCCTCCAGATCCTGGAGTTCTTCACCCGCAGGTCCACCTTTGTCACCCGTACCCTCGTCGAACAGTCCCGCAGACAGGCCGTGCTGATCGCGAAGACCGACGAGCTGCTGGCCCGCACCCCCCGCCCCGGCGCCGAGGACCGCACCTTCGAACGCCGCTATCTCCGCCATGTCGCCGAGCGCCACAACCACATCACCATCTACGGCATCGACCTGCGCGACTCCCCGGACCGCTGGCCGCTGGAGGTGGCCTATCTGAGCCTGGAGGCCACCGCGTCGGAGGAGCGGGGGAGGGCGGAGGAACTCGCGTCCGGCGGGCCGGTCACCGTCCAACTCCCCGCCGAGGAAGCCCTCTTCGCCCACGACCGTGTCCTCCTGCGCGGCGACGCCGGCTCCGGCAAGACCACCCTGGTGCAGTGGCTGGCGGTGACGGCGGCCCGTGAGGGCCTGCACATCCCGTACGTCCTTCCCCTGCGCACCCTGATCCGCGCGAGTGAGCTCCCCTCGCCGCACGCCTTCCTGAAGGCCGTGAGCTGTCCGCACACACCACCGGACGGCTGGACCGAGCGCGTCCTCGCGGCCGGCCGCGGCCTGGTCCTCGTCGACGGTCTGGACGAGATCCCCGCCGCCGACCGCCACCGCACCCGCGACTGGCTGCTCTCCCTCATCCACGCCTTCCCGGGCAACCGCTGGCTCCTCACCTCCCGCCCCACCGCGGTACGCCCCGACTGGCTGGCGACCGAGGGCTTCCACGAACTCCTCCTGTCCCCGATGCGCCGCGCCGAGGTCGCCACCTTCGTCCACCGCTGGCACACGGCGGCCCAGGCCCCGGAGTACGAGGGCCCCCTCCTCGACTCCCTCCGCACCAAGCGCGACCTGGCCCGGCTCGCCACCAACCCGCTGATGTGCGGCCTGATCTGCGCCCTGCACCGCGAACGCAGGGGCTATCTCCCCACCGGCCGCAAGGAGTTGTACGACGCCGCCCTCACGATGCTGCTCGCCCGCCGGGACCGGGAGCGGGGCATGGAACCCCACCTCGCGGAGGAAGCCCAGCTGGAGCTCCTTCAACGCCTCGCCTACTCCCTCGTGTTGAGCGGCCGAACGGAAATGGACACCGGCACGGCCGAAGGCATAGTGGAACGCTGCCTCCCCTCGATCGCCTTGCTGGGCGACGCGGCGACGACACTCAGGGCGCTCCTTCTGCGCAGCGGTCTCCTGCGCCAACCCGCCGACGGCGTCGTCGACTTCGTCCACCGCACGTTCCAGGACTACCTGGGCGCCCGCTACGCGGTGTCGGAGGGCCACCTGGACGTCCTGCTCAGCCACGCCGACGACACCCAGTGGGAGGACGTGATCCGACTGGCGGTGGCGCATGCGCGGCCACGGGAACGCTCCGTACTGCTCCAGCAGTTGCTGGACCGGAAGACCCCCCGGCTGACTCTGCTGGCGCTGGCCTGCCTGGAACACGCGACGGCCCTGGACCTCACGGTGCGAACGGCGGTGGAGGCACAGGCGGCCGCACTGATACCGCCGCGCACGAAGGAGGAGGCGAAGACACTGGCGGAGGCCGGGCCCCTGGTCCTTGAGCTGCTGCCGGGGCCGGAAGGGCTGACGGACGAGCAGGCCCTGGGCGTCACGGTCGCGGCCTCGCTCCTCGCCTCGGAGGAGCCGGAGGGCGCCCTGGCGGTGCTGCGCCGGTTCCGCGAGCATCCGGACTTCGACGTACGCCGGCAACTCGCCGGTACCTGGCACCGGTTCGACGCACAGGAGTACGCGGCCGTGGTCCTGGACCACCTGAAGCGCCGGAGCCTCTTCATCACCTGCACGTCCGCCGAGCAGCGCGCCGCCCTCGCCGGGATGCGGCCCTGGCACCGCCTGGCCTTCGAGGGCGCCCACTCCGCGCAGGAGATCCTCGCGGCCGTACCCGAGCCGACGGCCGTGGCGGCGCTCGACCTCTACGCCAATCCCCTCCTCGGCGACCTGGCGGAGCTGTCACCGTTCAGCACGCTCAGCGGGTTGTTCCTGGAAGACTGCGCGACTCTGCACGGGGTCGACCAGCTGCCCACGCTCATGAGCCTCGGCTTCAGCAACGTCGGCGATGTGACCGCGCTGACGTCACTGAGGTCCCTCCACAGTCTCTCCCTCTCCCAGGAACTGCCGGGCGCCGCCCTCACCGACGCCCTGCCGCTCGACGCGCCACTGGGGTTCCTGTTCCTGGGCCGGGGCAGCATCGACACCACGGGCCTGCGGGGGCTGCGGCACTGGTCCGGCCTGGACACCCTCAGTCTCGGCCCGCTGACCACCGAACTGTCGGTCGCCGACTGGCAGGAGGTCGCGGAGCTTCCCGAACTCACCGACCTCTACCTGAACGCCAGGATCATCCGGGACTTCCCCCACTCCATCGAGCTGATGCCCGAACTCCCCGGCATCACAGTGCTGCGGATCCCCAACATGTACGGCGCCGAGGACCTGGCACCGCTGGTCCCGCGGCTGCCAGGGGTGCGCTCGGTCATCCTCCAGAACAATCCCGAGCGGCCCTTCTCCGCCGCCGCCTACGCCGGTCTCTTCCCGGACATCGAGATCACTCTCGACCAGCGCTGA
- a CDS encoding HAD family acid phosphatase, with product MTNRRPLVRRMTVTAVSTATLVALAAPADAAEDVGYATWQQDCQTVMDQALPYLKQRIAATKPGEKQAIVFDIDNTTLETDFGFSYPQPANKPVLNIAKYAQDHGVSLFFVTARPGIIYSVTDYNLDHVGYDVSGLYVRSFIDLFKDVAAYKTAQRADIENKGYTIIANIGNSATDLSGGHAEKTYKLPDYDGQLS from the coding sequence ATGACGAACCGACGCCCCTTGGTGCGCCGCATGACCGTCACCGCCGTCTCCACGGCGACCCTCGTCGCACTCGCCGCCCCGGCCGACGCCGCCGAGGACGTCGGTTACGCCACCTGGCAGCAGGACTGCCAGACCGTGATGGACCAGGCACTGCCGTACCTCAAGCAGCGGATCGCCGCGACGAAGCCCGGTGAGAAGCAGGCGATCGTCTTCGACATCGACAACACCACCCTGGAGACCGACTTCGGCTTCAGCTACCCGCAGCCGGCCAACAAGCCGGTCCTCAACATCGCGAAGTACGCCCAGGACCACGGCGTATCGCTGTTCTTCGTGACGGCCCGCCCCGGCATCATCTACTCGGTCACCGACTACAACCTCGACCACGTCGGTTACGACGTCTCCGGTCTCTACGTCCGCAGCTTCATCGATCTGTTCAAGGACGTCGCCGCCTACAAGACCGCCCAGCGCGCCGACATCGAGAACAAGGGCTACACGATCATCGCGAACATCGGCAACAGCGCCACCGACCTCTCGGGCGGCCACGCCGAGAAGACGTACAAGCTGCCGGACTACGACGGCCAGCTCTCCTGA